TTTTGCTTTACCTTCATACAAAAGTTGGTCTTTCGTCATTTCGTCATTCCCCCAGATTATTATGAAATACGCCTCGACGTATTGATGTTATGGATTTTGAATCTTGAAGTATGATTCAAAACCCGTAACATCCGTCGTGGCACTAACTGTCTATCGATTCAATAATATTAGTTAAGTCCAAGACGTTCAAAAATCATATCTACATGCTGTAAGTGGTAGTTGTAATCAAAGCAGTGATCTAACTCTTCCTTCGTTAAATAAGAAGTGATTTTTTCACTTGCATCAACTAATGTACGGAATTGTACTTGCTCGTCCCACGCCTGCATCGCTAATGGCTGAACTGTATCATACGCTTCCTCACGTACTAATCCTTTATCGATTAGTGCTAATAAAATTCTTTGTGAGTAAATCAGTCCAAATGTACGACCCATATTACGTTTCATGTTTTCAGGGAATACTGTTAAATTTTTCACGATGTTACCGAAGCGGTTTAACATATAGTTCAGTGTAATTGTTGCATCCGGTAAAATAACTCGTTCCGCAGATGAGTGTGAAATATCACGCTCATGCCATAACGCTACGTTTTCGTAAGCTGTTACCATGTAACCACGCATTAAACGTGACATACCAACCATATTTTCAGAGCCGATTGGATTGCGTTTATGCGGCATAGCAGATGAACCTTTTTGTCCTTTTGCAAAGGCTTCCTCTACTTCTCGTGTTTCAGACTTTTGCAATCCGCGAATTTCAGTTGCGAATTTTTCAATTGATGTTGCAATTAATGCAAGAGCGCCTAAATATTGTGCATGGCGGTCACGCTGTAATGTTTGTGTAGAAATAGGTGATGCTGCGAGCCCTAATTTATCACATACGTATTGTTCAACGCGTGGATCGATATTTGCATATGTGCCAACTGCACCAGACATTTTACCTGTTTCAATTACTGTGGCAGCTGCTTCAAAGCGTTCTAAGTTACGTTTCATTTCTTCATACCATAAGCCTAATTTTAAACCGAACGTTGTTGGTTCAGCATGTACACCATGTGTACGACCCATCATAACCGTATGTTTATGCTCTTTCGCTTTTGCTGCAATAATATCAATAAAATTCACAATATCTTTTCGTAAAATATCATTCGCTTG
This DNA window, taken from Lysinibacillus sp. FSL M8-0337, encodes the following:
- the purB gene encoding adenylosuccinate lyase; this encodes MIERYTRPEMGAIWTEQNKYQAWLEVEILACEAWAEIGDIPKEDVAKIRENASFDVNRILEIEKETRHDVVAFTRAVSETLGEERKWVHYGLTSTDVVDTALSYLIKQANDILRKDIVNFIDIIAAKAKEHKHTVMMGRTHGVHAEPTTFGLKLGLWYEEMKRNLERFEAAATVIETGKMSGAVGTYANIDPRVEQYVCDKLGLAASPISTQTLQRDRHAQYLGALALIATSIEKFATEIRGLQKSETREVEEAFAKGQKGSSAMPHKRNPIGSENMVGMSRLMRGYMVTAYENVALWHERDISHSSAERVILPDATITLNYMLNRFGNIVKNLTVFPENMKRNMGRTFGLIYSQRILLALIDKGLVREEAYDTVQPLAMQAWDEQVQFRTLVDASEKITSYLTKEELDHCFDYNYHLQHVDMIFERLGLN